The following proteins come from a genomic window of Gossypium raimondii isolate GPD5lz chromosome 5, ASM2569854v1, whole genome shotgun sequence:
- the LOC105768505 gene encoding probable long-chain-alcohol O-fatty-acyltransferase 5, whose translation MENELHNFIKVWILAIVSLCYCFYISSKLPKGIFKPFSLTPIIIFFLYLPLTVSSVHLVGITAFFLSWLANFKLLLFCFDQPPLSPPPSNLFHFISLASLPIKLQQKTSSQNKSKPPQRSILFAIKVLILALLYHCYNYKRNLHKNVVLAMYGVHMYIELELTLALAAIPARAMFGLEIEPQFNEPFLTTSLQDFWGRRWNLIVTSILRPTVYYPMRRISTRLVGSRWTSLPAIITVFVVSGLMHELMYYYVTRVAPTWEMTWFFILHGVAVAAEVVVKKVVPEKMRLHPVVSGALAMGFLAVTAVWLFLPQLLRNGVDEKAIGEYCKLMDLLKGLLTF comes from the coding sequence ATGGAGAACGAACTtcacaatttcatcaaggtATGGATTTTAGCTATAGTTTCCCTTTGTTATTGTTTCTACATATCATCAAAGCTCCCCAAAGGCATTTTCAAGCCTTTTTCTTTAACCccaatcatcatcttcttcctttacCTACCTCTCACCGTCTCCTCCGTTCATCTTGTTGGCATCACCGCCTTCTTTCTCTCTTGGTTAGCTAATTTCAAGCTCCTCCTCTTTTGTTTCGACCAACCACCGCTCTCACCACCACCGTCCAACCTTTTTCACTTCATTTCCTTAGCGTCTCTTCCCATTAAACTTCAACAAAAAACCTCATCTCAAAACAAATCTAAACCACCCCAAAGATCAATCTTGTTTGCTATAAAAGTTCTAATATTAGCTTTGCTTTACCATTGTTATAACTACAAACGAAATCTCCATAAAAATGTAGTTCTAGCAATGTACGGTGTCCATATGTACATTGAGCTTGAGCTCACCCTAGCCTTGGCCGCAATCCCGGCTCGAGCCATGTTTGGGCTCGAGATCGAGCCACAGTTCAATGAACCCTTCTTAACTACCTCTTTACAAGATTTCTGGGGTCGTAGATGGAACCTTATCGTTACTAGTATTCTACGACCAACCGTATATTACCCAATGCGTCGTATTTCTACTCGTTTGGTCGGATCAAGGTGGACTTCTTTGCCGGCGATCATCACCGTGTTTGTCGTCTCCGGCTTGATGCATGAATTGATGTATTATTACGTGACTCGTGTGGCTCCTACTTGGGAGATGACATGGTTTTTCATCTTACATGGGGTTGCGGTGGCGGCGGAAGTGGTGGTAAAGAAGGTGGTGCCTGAGAAAATGAGGTTGCACCCAGTGGTTTCCGGGGCGTTGGCTATGGGATTTCTGGCGGTGACTGCCGTTTGGTTGTTTCTTCCGCAGTTGTTGAGGAATGGTGTAGATGAGAAGGCCATAGGAGAGTACTGCAAGTTGATGGATCTTTTAAAGGGTTTGCttacattttga